In a single window of the Paenibacillus sp. MMS20-IR301 genome:
- a CDS encoding DUF2294 domain-containing protein, translating to MAELENSEQKKKMCQIYNEISKELFGFGTTLLRVTVDQRVITFHAKHRRSPRSTALEGEAPELKQEVDFRMSLLFKKRFRERLEAEMGLTIEVLLRDYDAPTGWAFTNMIWAGE from the coding sequence ATGGCAGAACTGGAGAACAGCGAGCAGAAGAAGAAGATGTGCCAGATCTACAATGAGATCTCCAAGGAATTGTTTGGTTTCGGGACGACCCTGCTCCGCGTTACTGTCGATCAGCGGGTCATTACCTTTCACGCCAAGCACCGCAGATCTCCACGGTCGACTGCCCTCGAAGGGGAAGCGCCGGAGCTTAAGCAGGAAGTGGACTTCCGGATGTCGCTGCTGTTCAAGAAGAGATTCCGGGAACGGCTCGAAGCAGAAATGGGCTTAACGATTGAAGTTCTGCTGAGAGATTATGATGCACCCACCGGATGGGCTTTTACCAATATGATATGGGCCGGGGAATGA